In Pedobacter sp. WC2423, the following are encoded in one genomic region:
- a CDS encoding redoxin domain-containing protein, with product MNTYNHRSIQWILFLLLITGSAVSFAQKKAPNYTLKGKITGMKSTDKVTVYLERYRGDNMQQDSALVKNGTFSFCGNVKDPVWAILSYSLSTKEGGEAVRPSSELFIEKGVLNVSFSLGNISQAVFSGSPLNTEKVAYESKTADLITALSEVRSAYFKVEDLMGDSTQDRAKLKQQMKAIEKRSDSLDNLKTTTDSSYIARHPSNYFSLYLLSESFRHGMPFELAMGLFKQIKAPLKLTLAGRKLTTDLQRAQKVSVGMVAPEFSLPDSTGKVVKLSSYRGKYVLVDFWASWCVPCRQENPNVVAAYQKFSTYNFNVLGISSDFGRDSWMAALREDKLSWPNLLDAGQKVGKLFDVTAIPSNFLIGPDGKIIAKNLRGAALERKLAEVLPH from the coding sequence ATGAACACATATAATCACAGATCGATCCAATGGATACTTTTTCTGTTGCTGATCACAGGCAGCGCTGTGTCCTTTGCGCAGAAGAAAGCTCCGAATTATACATTAAAAGGGAAAATAACCGGCATGAAATCCACTGATAAGGTGACTGTATATCTTGAACGTTATAGAGGCGATAATATGCAACAGGATTCTGCCCTGGTGAAAAACGGGACCTTTAGTTTCTGCGGGAACGTAAAGGATCCGGTATGGGCAATCCTTTCTTATTCCCTGTCCACTAAGGAGGGGGGCGAAGCTGTACGCCCGTCCTCTGAATTGTTTATTGAGAAAGGGGTTTTGAACGTCTCTTTTTCTTTGGGAAACATTTCACAGGCCGTATTTTCAGGTTCTCCTTTGAATACAGAAAAGGTAGCCTATGAAAGTAAAACAGCGGACCTTATAACGGCTTTGAGCGAAGTAAGGTCTGCCTATTTCAAAGTTGAGGATTTGATGGGGGATAGTACGCAAGACAGAGCTAAGCTCAAGCAGCAGATGAAGGCAATAGAAAAGAGATCAGATTCGCTGGATAATTTGAAAACCACCACTGACAGTTCATATATTGCCCGTCATCCCTCCAATTATTTCAGTCTGTATCTTTTATCAGAGTCTTTCAGGCACGGAATGCCTTTTGAACTGGCTATGGGGTTGTTTAAACAGATTAAGGCCCCATTGAAACTGACCTTAGCTGGGAGGAAACTGACAACGGACCTGCAACGTGCACAGAAAGTAAGTGTTGGGATGGTTGCACCCGAATTCTCTCTGCCGGATTCTACTGGAAAGGTGGTCAAGCTATCATCTTACCGCGGTAAATACGTACTTGTCGATTTCTGGGCCAGCTGGTGCGTGCCTTGCAGACAGGAAAATCCTAATGTAGTTGCGGCCTATCAAAAATTCTCTACTTACAATTTTAATGTACTGGGCATCTCTTCAGATTTCGGCAGAGACTCCTGGATGGCCGCCTTGCGTGAGGATAAATTATCCTGGCCAAATCTACTGGATGCCGGCCAAAAAGTCGGTAAACTGTTTGATGTCACTGCGATCCCGTCGAATTTCCTGATCGGTCCGGATGGTAAAATTATTGCAAAAAACCTACGTGGAGCAGCACTGGAGCGTAAACTGGCAGAAGTGCTGCCCCACTAA
- a CDS encoding RagB/SusD family nutrient uptake outer membrane protein, whose product MRNLIRRTAFLLMLTVVSTSSCKKILKVEPEFIRTTGQVYATDRSADSVVVGMYVKWAGNSSLFDIPVAAGLSSDELKPGTTTNDSYLNMFNNNIVPVNSSTEIYWSDYYSAIYIANSIIEGTAASSGMTTAGKEKATGEALFIRSFCYFYLVNFFGDVPLVTSTGYKETKDLARTPVATVYTQILADLLKAEKYLGDQYPTAGRVRANKWAVKALLSRVYLYTGDWNNANVKASEIINNQAQYSLGAMNGTSAEDAEMDIFHSDNNESILQIWNNIGYSIGGATLDDFSEVAVADQGSNSLLDAFEDGDKRRWNYIKEEAGDYRIYKYRLAEESSDYKEYTVVLRLAEQYLIRAEALAKLGQLKAAAQDVNTIRNRAGLGNLPDGQTETSILDAIEQERRVELCFEWSDRWFNLRRLGHIDQVMSVNKPTHWKHTAALYPIPRAEIRNNPKLVQNPGYN is encoded by the coding sequence ATGAGAAATTTGATACGCCGCACAGCTTTCCTCTTGATGTTAACAGTGGTCAGCACATCATCCTGTAAAAAAATATTAAAAGTGGAGCCTGAGTTTATCAGAACTACCGGACAAGTATATGCCACCGACAGATCTGCTGATAGTGTGGTGGTGGGTATGTACGTTAAATGGGCAGGTAACAGTAGTTTATTTGATATACCCGTGGCAGCAGGGCTTTCTTCTGATGAACTGAAGCCAGGAACAACGACAAACGATTCTTACCTGAATATGTTCAATAACAATATCGTTCCTGTCAACTCCAGTACCGAGATCTACTGGTCAGATTATTACAGTGCGATCTATATTGCAAATTCGATCATCGAAGGTACTGCGGCCTCGTCTGGTATGACTACTGCCGGCAAGGAAAAGGCAACTGGAGAGGCCCTGTTTATACGCTCCTTTTGTTATTTCTATCTGGTCAATTTTTTTGGCGATGTACCACTGGTAACCAGCACTGGCTATAAAGAAACCAAAGATCTGGCCCGGACACCAGTAGCTACGGTATATACACAAATACTGGCAGACCTGCTTAAAGCCGAGAAATATCTTGGTGATCAATACCCTACAGCTGGTCGTGTAAGAGCAAATAAATGGGCAGTTAAAGCATTGCTGTCGCGTGTATATTTGTATACCGGCGACTGGAATAATGCAAATGTGAAAGCTTCCGAAATCATCAATAACCAGGCTCAGTATAGTCTTGGAGCGATGAATGGTACCAGTGCTGAAGATGCAGAAATGGATATCTTCCATAGTGACAACAATGAATCAATCCTTCAGATATGGAATAACATAGGCTATAGTATAGGAGGCGCTACCCTGGATGATTTTTCTGAGGTTGCAGTTGCAGATCAAGGCAGTAATAGTCTGCTGGACGCCTTTGAGGATGGCGACAAGCGCAGATGGAATTACATCAAGGAGGAAGCTGGCGATTACAGGATCTACAAATACAGATTAGCTGAAGAAAGTTCAGATTATAAGGAATATACGGTAGTGTTGAGACTAGCTGAGCAGTACCTGATTCGTGCAGAGGCCTTAGCTAAGCTTGGACAGCTTAAAGCTGCTGCGCAGGACGTGAATACCATACGGAACCGTGCGGGGCTGGGAAATCTGCCTGACGGACAGACGGAAACGTCGATCCTTGATGCCATAGAACAGGAAAGAAGGGTGGAGTTGTGTTTCGAATGGTCCGATCGCTGGTTTAACCTGCGCAGGCTGGGACATATTGACCAGGTAATGTCTGTCAATAAACCTACCCACTGGAAACATACTGCTGCCTTATACCCGATACCGAGGGCGGAAATACGAAATAATCCAAAACTGGTACAAAACCCAGGTTACAACTAA
- a CDS encoding SusC/RagA family TonB-linked outer membrane protein, protein MKLTTIILLATLLQVSAAGFAQKVTFVQKNSTLKEIFGEIRKQTGYYVIASSDQLFQTVKIDAGFRNAALEKVLDKCLENLPFSYAIDDHSVIISRKEKSVTEKIISLFIPKITVRGVVKVQQGALGGVSILVERTHQVSRTKEDGSFFIEGLEKEDVLVVSYIGYQQQRIRVADVEGVINIELKLSTNALDEVRVLAYGQKASQRTNTGSTVSIDAAVLEKTPTSDPIAALQGRAAGLLITNNSGLPGAQATVQIRGINTLNTDGKARMPLYIVDGVPFSSGSIALLTNVGILSTGSRESPFKSIDPNSIANIEVLKDADATAIYGARGANGVILITTKRGKTGQIQIGADVYASVAKIPHYIDMLNTPQYLDMRRQAAINDGIKITKDTYPDLTSWSQTKYTNWQKEFFGKTALTQNAELNISGGSNQTRFMLGGGYRNEKTVYNSKDGLKSGNVRFNADHNSKNNKLNLALSLSYSGDKNTAIALDPVAFYALPPNYSLYNEDGSLNWAVGNPVASSLTTMENKSRNIISNFVGSYKVLPDLTLKASVGYTDLRVRQMFLSPLAAQDPKSFEPSGRTNYANSKNNSFTFEPQADYVLHRGNSTFRALLGGTYIDNRSSSYGLNAYGYTDDAMLGNVSAAKISDTTQLASQYRFLSAFTRIGYEYQNELFVNATLRRDGSSRFAPGKQFGDFWSLGAAWVFTERPWMKSAVPFLSTGKLRGSYGLSGNDNIGDYSYFVNYIKDPIKYQGTGLAPQNVFNSDYRWEENKKFEVAIELGFLNDAVMLSVNYYRNRSGNQLIAYPLPSQAGVSSVNQNMDAQIQNTGWEFMLNTSQIKHKNFSWTTSFNLSVGRNKLLSFPDLQNSVYSTQYMLGKSLSLLWGFDYQKIDPQTGKPVFRDVDGNGTLTYPDDFVPLANLLPTFYGGFTNNFSYKRFDLDVFFSFKKSGPNNALYLSPGATMDNQSVEVLNRWQSPENPGSRIAYTTDGALILTYNSSLATTFNSSYIRLSNVSLGFNFSEKQAGKLGMKNLRVYAMGNNLFTLTGYPGLDPETGISMPTLRSVTFGLRTTF, encoded by the coding sequence ATGAAGTTAACAACTATTATACTCTTAGCAACGTTGCTTCAGGTGAGCGCCGCCGGATTCGCCCAAAAGGTTACTTTTGTACAGAAAAACAGTACGCTCAAAGAAATTTTCGGAGAGATCAGAAAGCAGACAGGTTACTATGTCATCGCCTCTTCAGATCAGCTTTTTCAAACGGTAAAAATAGATGCAGGCTTCAGGAATGCTGCGCTGGAAAAAGTGCTGGATAAATGTCTGGAAAATCTTCCTTTCAGTTATGCAATCGACGACCATTCGGTGATTATCAGCAGGAAGGAGAAGTCTGTAACGGAAAAAATTATCAGCTTATTCATCCCTAAAATAACAGTAAGGGGAGTGGTGAAAGTGCAACAGGGAGCACTCGGAGGGGTATCCATCCTGGTGGAGCGCACACACCAGGTGAGCCGGACCAAAGAGGATGGCAGTTTTTTCATCGAGGGGCTTGAAAAGGAAGATGTACTGGTAGTGAGTTATATTGGCTATCAGCAGCAGAGAATACGTGTGGCGGATGTGGAGGGGGTAATCAATATTGAACTGAAGCTCAGTACCAATGCCCTGGATGAAGTGCGGGTGCTGGCTTACGGACAAAAAGCTTCCCAAAGAACAAATACCGGCTCTACAGTTTCTATAGATGCGGCTGTATTGGAGAAAACACCAACTTCAGATCCTATTGCTGCATTACAGGGGAGGGCCGCGGGCCTGTTGATTACCAATAACAGTGGATTGCCGGGAGCACAGGCCACTGTGCAAATAAGGGGGATAAATACATTGAATACGGATGGAAAAGCCAGAATGCCGCTCTATATCGTAGATGGTGTGCCCTTTTCCTCCGGTTCTATTGCCTTATTAACCAATGTTGGAATATTAAGTACAGGATCAAGAGAGAGCCCATTTAAAAGTATAGATCCAAATTCAATCGCTAATATTGAGGTACTTAAAGATGCGGATGCAACAGCGATTTATGGGGCAAGAGGTGCCAATGGGGTGATCCTGATTACCACAAAAAGAGGTAAAACGGGACAAATACAAATAGGGGCCGACGTATATGCTTCAGTTGCTAAAATCCCTCATTACATCGATATGCTGAATACGCCACAATACCTGGACATGCGCAGGCAGGCCGCAATCAATGATGGAATAAAAATCACCAAAGATACTTATCCCGATTTAACCAGCTGGAGCCAAACTAAATATACCAATTGGCAAAAGGAATTTTTTGGTAAAACTGCATTAACGCAAAATGCAGAACTGAATATTTCTGGAGGTAGTAACCAGACGCGTTTTATGCTGGGCGGAGGATATAGAAATGAGAAAACCGTATACAATAGTAAAGATGGACTAAAAAGTGGAAATGTAAGGTTCAATGCCGATCACAATTCAAAGAATAATAAATTGAATCTTGCTTTGTCCCTCAGTTATTCAGGTGATAAGAATACCGCTATTGCCCTGGATCCTGTTGCTTTTTACGCCCTGCCACCAAATTACTCTTTATATAATGAGGATGGTTCTTTAAACTGGGCAGTCGGAAATCCGGTTGCCTCTTCGCTGACAACGATGGAAAACAAGTCCAGGAATATCATCAGCAATTTTGTTGGGAGTTATAAAGTATTGCCTGATCTGACATTAAAGGCCAGCGTTGGTTATACTGATCTGCGAGTCAGGCAAATGTTTCTATCCCCTCTTGCTGCACAAGATCCGAAATCTTTTGAGCCCAGCGGAAGAACAAATTATGCAAATAGCAAAAACAACTCATTTACCTTTGAGCCCCAGGCAGATTATGTCCTTCACCGTGGAAACAGTACTTTCCGTGCACTACTCGGAGGTACCTATATTGATAACCGATCATCCAGTTATGGCTTAAATGCCTATGGCTATACGGATGATGCGATGTTGGGCAATGTGTCTGCCGCCAAAATTTCAGATACTACACAACTGGCAAGCCAGTATCGTTTCCTTTCTGCTTTTACCCGTATAGGGTATGAATACCAGAATGAACTTTTCGTGAATGCGACACTGAGACGTGACGGTTCTTCACGTTTTGCGCCCGGGAAACAATTTGGCGATTTCTGGTCGCTCGGTGCAGCCTGGGTTTTTACAGAACGCCCCTGGATGAAATCGGCAGTGCCCTTTTTAAGCACGGGTAAACTGAGGGGAAGTTACGGACTTAGTGGTAATGATAATATTGGGGATTATAGTTATTTTGTGAACTATATAAAAGACCCCATCAAGTATCAGGGGACCGGACTTGCTCCTCAAAATGTTTTTAACAGTGATTACCGATGGGAAGAAAATAAGAAATTCGAAGTTGCAATAGAGCTTGGTTTCCTGAACGATGCAGTGATGCTCAGCGTAAATTACTACCGGAACCGGTCAGGCAACCAGCTGATCGCCTATCCCTTGCCTTCACAAGCCGGAGTGTCTAGTGTAAACCAGAATATGGATGCACAGATACAGAATACCGGATGGGAATTTATGTTGAACACTTCACAGATTAAACATAAAAATTTTAGCTGGACAACAAGTTTTAACCTGAGCGTAGGAAGAAATAAGTTACTTTCATTCCCGGACCTGCAAAACTCCGTTTACAGCACTCAATATATGCTGGGTAAATCCTTATCATTGTTATGGGGGTTTGACTATCAGAAAATAGATCCTCAGACAGGTAAGCCTGTATTCAGGGATGTAGATGGAAATGGCACGTTGACCTATCCAGATGATTTTGTGCCCTTAGCTAATCTTTTGCCAACATTTTACGGTGGCTTTACCAATAATTTCTCTTATAAGCGGTTTGACCTGGACGTTTTCTTCAGCTTTAAAAAGAGCGGGCCAAACAATGCATTGTATTTGAGCCCCGGTGCAACTATGGATAATCAGTCGGTAGAAGTGCTCAACAGATGGCAAAGTCCGGAAAATCCGGGTAGCCGTATCGCTTATACCACGGATGGTGCGCTGATATTAACATACAATTCAAGTCTGGCCACTACATTTAATAGTTCTTATATCAGACTTTCAAATGTATCCCTCGGGTTTAACTTCTCAGAAAAACAGGCAGGTAAATTAGGAATGAAAAATTTGCGTGTGTATGCAATGGGAAATAATCTGTTTACCCTGACCGGCTATCCCGGGCTGGATCCCGAAACAGGTATCAGTATGCCTACGCTACGCTCAGTTACTTTTGGTCTAAGAACAACTTTTTAA